In Pseudomonadaceae bacterium SI-3, the sequence GACTGGCGTGTTCGCGGCCCCGGCACTGGGCGGCTTTGGTGAGGTGGAAAACATCGCACTGCAGCTGTGGATCCAGTTCAAGGGCGTGCTCTTCACCGTCGTCTACACCGCCATCGTCACCTTCGTGATCCTCAAGGTGATCGATGTGGTGATGGGGCTGCGGGTCACCGAAGAAGAAGAAACCATCGGCCTGGATCTCAGCCTGCACAACGAGCGCGGCTACAACCTGTAAGCACACGGAGTGCGCCCGGAGCCAACCCGGGCGCCTTAACCGAACAGCGCTGCGAGGCGCTCGGCAAAAGGTGATAAAAAATGGATAGCACAGCTTTGATACCCGTCCAGTACGGACTCGACACCTTCTACTTCCTCATCTGCGGTGCGCTGGTGATGTGGATGGCGGCCGGTTTCTCCATGCTCGAAGCCGGTCTGGTTCGGGCGAAGAACACCGCCGAGATCCTGACCAAAAATATCGTGCTCTACGCCGTGGCGTCGATCATGTACCTGCTGATCGGTTACTACATCATGTACTCCAGTCCGGACGGCGGCATCCTGCCGAGCCTGGGCTTTCTGATCGGTGACGAGAACGCGGTGGACGTGGTCGCCGCAGGTGGTGAAGACGCACCGTATTACTCGACCCGTGCCGACTTCTTCTTCCAAGTGGTATTCGCCGCCACCTGCATGTCGGTGGTCTCCGGCGCGGTGGCCGAGCGGATGAAGCTATGGGCGTTCATCGCCTTCGCGGTGGTAATGACGGGTGTGATCTACCCAGTGCAGGGTTTTTGGAAATGGGGTGGCGGCTTCCTCGATGCTGCCGGTTTCCTGGACTTCGCCGGCTCTGGTCTGGTGCACATGGCTGGTGCTTCGGCGGCCCTGGCAGGCGTGCTGCTGCTCGGCCCGCGTAAGGGCAAGTACGGTCCGAACGGTCAGATCAATGCGATCCCTGGCGCCAACCTGCCGCTGGCGACTTTGGGTGCGTTCATCCTGTGGATGGGCTGGTTCGGCTTCAACGGCGGTTCGCAGCTGAAGATGAGCACCATCGAAGACGCGAACGCGGTGGCTCAGGTGTTCACCAACACCAACATGGCGGCCGCTGGTGGCCTGGTCGCGGCATTGATTACCGCCCGTCTGCTGTTCGGCAAGTCCGACCTGACCATGGTCCTCAACGGTGCACTGGCCGGCCTGGTTGCCATTACCGCTGAACCCTTAACCCCGAGCGCGCTGCAGTCCGTATTGATCGGCGGTGTGGGCGGCGTACTGGTCGTGTTCAGCATCCTCGGCCTGGACAAACTCAAGCTTGACGATCCGGTCGGCGCCATTTCGGTGCATGGCGTTGTGGGTATGTGGGGGCTGCTAGCGGTGCCGCTGACCAATGCGGACGCGACATTCGGTGCGCAATTGCTAGGCCTGGTATCGATCTTTGCCTGGGTGTTCATTGCCAGCCTGATCGTGTGGGGCATCCTCAAAGCGGTCATGGGGCTGCGTGTGAGCGAAGAGGAAGAGTACGAGGGCGTCGACGTTGTCGAGTGCGGACTCGAGGCCTACCCCGAGTTCACCAACAAGCGTTGATTTCTCCGCTGTCGACAAGGGCGCCTCAGGGCGCCCTTTGTTTTTTCTGGCGCCGCGCTAGAATGCGCGCGTTCAGGAGCCGAAGGGGTCTTTGAGAATGTGGCGACAGACACTCATCACGCTGCGCCCGAGGTCGCGAGGCTTCCATCTGATAACCGACGAGCTGCTTGTACAACTGCCGGAACTGCAACAATGCGAGACCGGTCTGTTACACCTGTGGCTGCGTCATACCTCGGCTTCATTAACGGTTAACGAGAATGCCGACGGCGCAGTCCGGCGCGATTTCGAACGGTTTTTCAACCGTCTGGTACCGCAGGGCCAAGCTGGCTACGAACACGATTACGAAGGACCGGACGATCTACCGGCGCATTTCAAGGCGAGCCTGCTGGGTTGCCAGGTAAGTTTGCCCGTCAGCGAGGGGCGGCTGGCATTGGGGACCTGGCAGGGTATCTACATGGGTGAGCACCGGGATCAAGGTGGCGCCAGGCAGGTTCTGGCCACGTTGCACGGGATGGCAAGTTGATTTTTTTTGGCGATGGCGAACAAAGCACATCGCTGGGCTATAACTTCCGCTTTGGCAAGGTACGAGGTTGAACATGAGCGACGAAGAATTAGAACAAGACGATCTGGACACGAACGACGAGGACGAAGGCGAGGAGCTGCCTGCTGCCGATGACGGCGAAGCAGATAACAGCGCCGACGACGAAAGCACCGACAGCGACCGTGCAGCGCCGACCAGTAAAAAGAAGGCCAAGGCGGTTGTGGTAGAAGAGCTGCCGAGCCTGGAAGCCAAGCAGAAGGAACGTGACGAGTTGGCTCGGGCAATGGAAGAGTTTCTGGCACGCGGGGGACGCGTACAGGAAGTCGAACCCAACGTGGTCGCCGATCCGCCCAAGAAGCCCGACAGCAAATACGGCAGTCGTCCTATCTAGGGTCGGAAGACTCGGGATTGGACGACGCGGCACCGGAAGGCGTGATTGCAACAAAGCCCAGCACCTGTGTTGGGCTTTGTCGTATCTGGGCTGCGGGGTCGTCGGCCGGTTATCGCCACCTTGCGAGCAGGGCGGGGAGCTCTGCCAGGCTGCGAACCTCGGCGTCGGGCTGGCCCTCTTGCTGCCACGCTTTGCTGCCTGGATTGAACCAGATGGCACGCATGCCGGCGCGCTGCGCACCACCGATATCGTCGTCAGGGTGATCGCCAATGTGCACCGCGTGCTCGGCAGCTACGCCCGCTCGCCCGAGCGCTTCCTGAAACGGCCGTGGGTCCGGCTTGCCGATCCCCAGGTCTTCTGCACACAAGGTGAACTGGAAATAGTCGGCCAACCCCAGGCGTCGGACGTCCGCGTTGCCGTTGGTCAGCACGCCGAGCATGTAGTGATTGGCCAGATGCTCCAGGGTTGGGTGAACGTCAGGAAACAGGTCGATGGCGTGCCGCGCTTCGAGGAAGACTTCGAATGCCTGACTGGCAAGATCTCGGGCCTCGCCCTCCGGGTAGCCGGCGTCATGCAAGGCGTGGAAAAGGATGCGTCGACGCAGCTCGCTAATGCGGTGTTTCAGGCCGGGTTCGGATTCAACCAACATGCGGCGGATTGCAGCGAGCGACTCCACCGGAAACCCGCCCAGTCGAGGCGCATGCTGCCCGAGCCAGTCGCGGAGGCTGTTTTCTGCACTGTGAATGACTGGGCCGACATCCCACAGCGTGTCGTCGAGGTCGAA encodes:
- a CDS encoding HAD family hydrolase codes for the protein MSIRLITFDLDDTLWDVGPVIHSAENSLRDWLGQHAPRLGGFPVESLAAIRRMLVESEPGLKHRISELRRRILFHALHDAGYPEGEARDLASQAFEVFLEARHAIDLFPDVHPTLEHLANHYMLGVLTNGNADVRRLGLADYFQFTLCAEDLGIGKPDPRPFQEALGRAGVAAEHAVHIGDHPDDDIGGAQRAGMRAIWFNPGSKAWQQEGQPDAEVRSLAELPALLARWR
- a CDS encoding ammonium transporter, whose protein sequence is MDSTALIPVQYGLDTFYFLICGALVMWMAAGFSMLEAGLVRAKNTAEILTKNIVLYAVASIMYLLIGYYIMYSSPDGGILPSLGFLIGDENAVDVVAAGGEDAPYYSTRADFFFQVVFAATCMSVVSGAVAERMKLWAFIAFAVVMTGVIYPVQGFWKWGGGFLDAAGFLDFAGSGLVHMAGASAALAGVLLLGPRKGKYGPNGQINAIPGANLPLATLGAFILWMGWFGFNGGSQLKMSTIEDANAVAQVFTNTNMAAAGGLVAALITARLLFGKSDLTMVLNGALAGLVAITAEPLTPSALQSVLIGGVGGVLVVFSILGLDKLKLDDPVGAISVHGVVGMWGLLAVPLTNADATFGAQLLGLVSIFAWVFIASLIVWGILKAVMGLRVSEEEEYEGVDVVECGLEAYPEFTNKR